Proteins from a genomic interval of Spea bombifrons isolate aSpeBom1 chromosome 4, aSpeBom1.2.pri, whole genome shotgun sequence:
- the MRPL22 gene encoding 39S ribosomal protein L22, mitochondrial produces MAAAMAASMWGTLLRIQRGLTASGSFLSQSSIHTSAALERSRNWEMKNNVLYPPQEPGEPRRSAEVYHCRKQIKYSPDKMWYLAKLVRGMSIDQAIAQLEFSDKKGAKIMKEVLLEAQELAVRNYNVEYQSNLYIAESFSNKGKYLKRIRYHGRGMFGIMDKVYCHYYVKLVEGPPPPQEKPVTGFEQAQEYVQQLRNRTIIHSL; encoded by the exons atggcggcggccatGGCTGCGT CTATGTGGGGGACGTTACTCCGGATCCAGAGGGG GTTAACCGCCTCTGGCAGCTTCCTATCCCAGAGCTCGATCCACACAAGCGCAGCGCTGGAGAGGAGTCGGAACTGGGAGATGAAGAATAACGTATTATATCCTCCTCAAGAGCCCGGAGAGCCGCGCAGGTCAGCG GAGGTCTACCATTGTCGGAAGCAAATCAAATATAGCCCGGACAAGATGTGGTATCTAGCCAAACTG GTACGTGGAATGTCTATAGACCAAGCTATCGCTCAGCTGGAGTTCAGCGACAAGAAAGGAGCCAAGATCATGAAAGAG GTCCTGCTAGAAGCGCAGGAATTAGCGGTGCGGAATTACAACGTAGAATATCAATCCAACCTGTATATAG CGGAATCCTTTTCAAACAAAGGCAAGTACCTTAAGAGGATTCGTTACCACGGCCGTGGCATGTTCGGCATTATGGACAAGGTATACTGCCATTACTATGTCAAGTTGGTAGAAGGACCTCCTCCACCGCAGGAAAAGCCGGTGACGGGCTTTGAGCAGGCGCAGGAGTACGTACAACAACTTCGAAACCGCACGATAATTCACAGCCTGTGA